Proteins from a genomic interval of Haemophilus parainfluenzae T3T1:
- a CDS encoding YjaG family protein: MRNPIHKRLENVESWQHLTFMACLCERMAPNFALFCQMTEQEQAEKTYHNILNLVWEFLTVKGAKINFENQLEKLEEIIPDVNDYDFFGVVPALDACEALGELLHAIIAGETLEKAIQISQISLGTVCSLLETQENRDLSESELKSRKEIEEELDLQWQIYRLLKDCEKRDVDLILSLRNEIKQEGISNIGIKIEQ; encoded by the coding sequence ATGCGAAATCCAATTCACAAGCGCCTCGAAAATGTTGAAAGCTGGCAACATCTGACCTTTATGGCTTGCTTATGCGAACGCATGGCACCGAACTTTGCCCTGTTTTGTCAAATGACCGAACAGGAGCAAGCAGAAAAGACCTATCACAACATTTTAAATTTAGTGTGGGAATTTCTAACGGTTAAAGGGGCGAAAATCAATTTCGAAAACCAACTAGAGAAGCTCGAAGAAATCATTCCTGATGTGAATGATTACGACTTCTTTGGTGTGGTACCTGCTCTCGATGCTTGTGAAGCGCTAGGTGAATTGTTGCATGCGATTATCGCGGGCGAGACACTTGAAAAAGCAATTCAAATCAGCCAAATTTCATTAGGCACGGTTTGTTCTTTGTTAGAAACACAAGAAAATCGCGATCTTTCTGAGAGCGAACTGAAAAGCCGTAAAGAAATTGAAGAGGAGCTTGACCTTCAATGGCAAATCTATCGCTTACTCAAAGACTGCGAAAAACGCGATGTAGACCTGATTTTATCCCTCCGAAACGAGATCAAACAGGAGGGAATCTCCAATATTGGTATAAAAATTGAGCAATAA
- the nudC gene encoding NAD(+) diphosphatase translates to MKAIQPEDQGYWLLTKGSTLYWQENDLPFGSAKELGLTTQKAMLLGKWKSQPLWLVAENEQDEREYLSLRSLLSLPTEDFHLLSRGVEINHFLKTHQFCGKCGQKAEQTHDELAVQCTSCGYRTYPVICPSIIVAVRRGTEILLANHKRHYTPGKAGIYTTLAGFVEVGETFEDAVRREVFEETGIRIKNIRYFGSQPWAFPNSQMVGFLADYDSGEIQLQETELHDAQWFSSAAPLPELPPTGTIALKLINATLELCKAEQNK, encoded by the coding sequence ATGAAAGCAATTCAGCCCGAAGATCAGGGATATTGGCTGTTAACCAAAGGATCGACGCTTTATTGGCAGGAAAATGATCTGCCTTTTGGATCAGCAAAGGAACTCGGCCTCACAACGCAAAAAGCAATGTTGCTCGGGAAATGGAAATCACAACCTTTATGGCTTGTGGCAGAAAATGAGCAAGATGAACGAGAATACCTTTCCTTACGGAGTTTGTTGTCATTACCGACTGAAGATTTTCATTTATTAAGCCGAGGCGTGGAAATCAATCATTTTTTGAAAACCCACCAATTCTGCGGAAAGTGCGGTCAAAAAGCGGAACAAACTCACGATGAGCTTGCGGTTCAATGCACAAGTTGTGGCTATCGTACTTACCCAGTTATTTGCCCTTCGATTATTGTCGCCGTTCGCCGTGGCACAGAGATTTTATTAGCCAACCATAAACGCCATTACACGCCAGGCAAAGCAGGTATTTACACCACGCTAGCCGGTTTTGTAGAAGTGGGTGAAACCTTCGAAGATGCCGTTCGTCGCGAAGTCTTTGAAGAAACGGGGATTCGCATTAAAAATATTCGCTATTTCGGTAGTCAACCTTGGGCATTCCCGAATTCACAAATGGTGGGCTTTTTAGCTGATTACGACAGTGGAGAAATTCAACTGCAAGAAACAGAACTACATGATGCACAATGGTTTTCTAGCGCTGCCCCCTTGCCAGAATTACCGCCAACAGGTACTATCGCACTCAAACTAATTAATGCTACGCTTGAGCTTTGCAAAGCGGAACAAAATAAATAA
- the glmS gene encoding glutamine--fructose-6-phosphate transaminase (isomerizing) has protein sequence MCGIVGAVAQRDVAEILINGLHRLEYRGYDSAGVAVVDPNHELHRVRCLGKVKALDEAVAVKPLIGGTGIAHTRWATHGEPSEANAHPHTSGNFAVVHNGIIENHEELRELLKSRGYVFNSQTDTEVIAHLVNWEMRTASNLLEAVQKTVKQLTGAYGMVVLDREHPEHLVAARSGSPLVIGLGIGENFLASDQLALLSVTRRFIYLEEGDIAEITRRTVDIYDANGQKVEREVHESNLENDAAEKGKFRHFMQKEIYEQPNALINTMEGRILHNNVIVDAIGNGAAEILEKVEHIQIVACGTSYNAGMTARYWFEALAGVSCDVEIASEFRYRKFVTRPNSLLVTISQSGETADTLAALRLAKEKGYMAALTICNVSSSSLVRESDLAFMTRAGVEVGVASTKAFTTQLAALLMLVTAIGKVKGNISNEQEVEIVKALQSLPAEVEKALAFDKDIEALAEDFAEKNHALFLGRGEFYPIAMEASLKLKEISYIHAEAYAAGELKHGPLALIDADMPVIVVAPNNELLEKVKSNIEEVRARGGQLYVFADKEAGFTPSEGMKIITMPKVNEIIAPIFYTVPMQLLSYHVALIKGTDVDQPRNLAKSVTVE, from the coding sequence ATGTGTGGTATTGTTGGTGCGGTAGCACAACGTGATGTAGCAGAAATTTTAATTAATGGTTTACACCGCTTAGAGTATCGTGGTTACGACTCTGCGGGTGTTGCTGTTGTGGATCCAAACCATGAATTACACCGCGTACGCTGCTTGGGTAAGGTAAAAGCCCTTGATGAAGCCGTTGCAGTAAAACCATTAATCGGTGGTACAGGGATTGCACACACCCGTTGGGCAACTCATGGTGAACCGTCTGAAGCCAATGCTCACCCGCATACTTCAGGTAACTTTGCTGTCGTCCATAACGGTATCATCGAAAATCACGAAGAATTACGTGAATTACTTAAATCACGTGGCTACGTGTTTAATTCTCAAACCGATACCGAAGTAATTGCACACCTTGTTAATTGGGAAATGCGTACAGCCTCAAATCTTCTTGAAGCAGTACAAAAAACCGTAAAACAACTTACTGGTGCATATGGTATGGTTGTACTAGATCGTGAGCATCCAGAACATTTAGTGGCAGCTCGTTCAGGCAGCCCATTAGTGATTGGTTTAGGAATTGGTGAAAACTTCCTGGCATCTGACCAACTTGCGCTCTTAAGCGTAACTCGTCGTTTCATCTATTTAGAGGAAGGCGATATCGCAGAAATCACACGTCGTACCGTGGATATTTATGATGCGAATGGTCAAAAAGTAGAACGTGAAGTACACGAGTCTAACCTTGAAAATGATGCTGCAGAAAAAGGCAAATTCCGCCATTTCATGCAAAAAGAAATCTATGAGCAACCAAATGCATTAATCAACACCATGGAAGGACGCATCCTTCACAATAACGTGATTGTGGATGCTATTGGTAATGGCGCAGCAGAAATCTTAGAAAAAGTTGAACACATTCAAATTGTGGCTTGTGGTACATCTTATAATGCAGGGATGACTGCTCGTTACTGGTTTGAAGCACTTGCTGGCGTAAGCTGTGATGTTGAAATCGCATCTGAATTCCGCTATCGCAAATTCGTGACTCGTCCGAATAGCTTGTTAGTGACTATCTCTCAATCAGGTGAAACAGCGGATACCCTTGCAGCACTTCGTCTTGCAAAAGAAAAAGGTTACATGGCAGCCTTAACGATCTGTAACGTATCAAGTTCATCTTTAGTACGCGAATCTGATCTTGCTTTCATGACACGTGCAGGCGTTGAAGTCGGTGTGGCATCAACCAAAGCGTTTACCACTCAGTTGGCCGCATTATTAATGTTAGTCACTGCAATTGGTAAAGTAAAAGGCAATATCTCAAATGAACAAGAAGTGGAAATTGTAAAAGCGTTACAATCACTTCCGGCTGAAGTTGAAAAAGCCCTTGCGTTTGATAAAGACATCGAAGCATTAGCAGAAGACTTCGCAGAGAAAAACCATGCACTTTTCTTAGGTCGTGGTGAGTTCTACCCTATCGCAATGGAAGCTTCATTGAAATTAAAAGAAATTTCTTATATTCATGCTGAAGCTTATGCGGCGGGTGAATTAAAACACGGTCCATTAGCCTTAATCGATGCAGATATGCCGGTTATCGTGGTCGCACCAAACAATGAATTACTTGAAAAAGTGAAATCAAACATTGAAGAAGTGCGTGCGCGTGGTGGTCAACTTTATGTGTTCGCCGATAAAGAAGCGGGCTTCACACCAAGCGAAGGTATGAAAATTATCACTATGCCAAAAGTGAATGAAATTATTGCGCCAATTTTCTACACTGTTCCTATGCAATTATTGTCATACCATGTGGCATTAATTAAAGGAACTGACGTGGATCAACCTCGTAACTTAGCGAAATCGGTAACCGTAGAATAA
- a CDS encoding HU family DNA-binding protein codes for MNKTDLIDAIASAAELNKKQAKAALEATLAAITGSLKKGEPVQLIGFGTFKVNKRAARTGRNPQTGAEIKIAASKVPAFVSGKALKDAIK; via the coding sequence ATGAACAAAACAGATTTAATCGATGCAATTGCAAGTGCAGCTGAATTAAACAAAAAACAAGCTAAAGCTGCATTAGAAGCAACTTTAGCAGCGATCACTGGCAGCCTTAAAAAAGGTGAACCTGTACAATTAATTGGTTTCGGTACATTCAAAGTGAACAAGCGTGCAGCACGTACTGGCCGTAACCCACAAACTGGTGCAGAAATCAAAATCGCAGCATCTAAAGTTCCAGCTTTCGTATCTGGTAAAGCATTAAAAGACGCAATCAAATAA
- a CDS encoding DeoR/GlpR family DNA-binding transcription regulator: MKRNIQHRNTQQRRHAIMQLLQEQGEVSVEQLVQLFDTSEVTIRKDLTALESNGFLLRKYGGAILMPQEIIEEEQDDELSQRKLVLAKAAAERIRDHNRIIVDSGSTTAALIKQLNRKQGLVVMTNSLSVATALRSLENEPTLLMTGGTWDTRSESFQGNIAEQVLRSYDFDQLFIGADGIDLERGTTTFNELVRLSQVMAEVSREVIVMVESQKIGRKMPNVELTWQQIDVLITDNKLSQADKEAIMVQGVEVICVDVA, encoded by the coding sequence ATGAAACGAAACATTCAACACCGAAATACCCAACAACGCAGACATGCCATTATGCAACTGCTACAAGAACAAGGTGAAGTCAGTGTAGAACAGCTTGTACAATTATTTGATACCTCTGAAGTGACGATTCGAAAAGATCTCACTGCATTGGAAAGTAATGGTTTCCTTCTTCGAAAATACGGTGGTGCCATTTTAATGCCACAAGAAATCATCGAAGAAGAACAAGATGATGAACTTTCGCAACGAAAGTTAGTCTTAGCAAAGGCAGCTGCAGAACGTATTCGTGATCATAATCGCATTATTGTAGATAGTGGCAGCACAACCGCCGCCTTGATTAAACAACTTAATCGTAAGCAAGGCTTGGTTGTGATGACGAATTCGCTTTCTGTGGCCACGGCATTACGTTCACTCGAAAATGAACCGACACTCTTAATGACGGGAGGCACTTGGGACACGCGTTCTGAATCCTTCCAAGGCAATATTGCCGAGCAAGTGCTACGTTCTTATGATTTTGACCAATTATTTATTGGTGCCGATGGCATTGATTTAGAACGTGGTACAACAACATTTAATGAGTTAGTTCGCTTAAGCCAAGTGATGGCTGAAGTATCTCGTGAAGTGATTGTGATGGTGGAATCACAAAAAATTGGCAGAAAAATGCCAAATGTGGAATTAACATGGCAGCAAATTGATGTGCTGATTACCGATAACAAATTATCTCAGGCTGACAAAGAAGCCATAATGGTGCAAGGCGTGGAAGTGATTTGTGTGGATGTAGCATAA
- the hemE gene encoding uroporphyrinogen decarboxylase has protein sequence MSELKNDRYLKALLREPVDMTPVWMMRQAGRYLPEYKATRAEAGDFMSLCRNSDLACEVTLQPLRRYALDAAILFSDILTIPDAMGLGLSFGAGEGPKFAHPIENKSAVENLPIPDPEGELQYVMNAVRTIRRELKGEVPLIGFSGSPWTLATYMVEGGSSKTFNKIKKMMYAEPQTLHLLLDKVADSVILYLNAQIKAGAQAVMVFDTWGGVLGHREYLDFSLQYMHKIVDGLIREHDGRKVPVTLFTKGGGLWLEAMANTGCDALGLDWTVNLADAKARVGHKVALQGNMDPSVLYAPAERIEQEVRSILADFGQGSGHVFNLGHGIHQDVPESAPKIFVDAIHEFSKAYHK, from the coding sequence ATGTCTGAATTAAAAAATGATCGTTATTTAAAAGCTTTATTACGTGAACCAGTGGATATGACACCCGTATGGATGATGCGCCAAGCGGGACGCTATTTGCCTGAATATAAAGCAACACGTGCAGAAGCGGGCGATTTTATGTCTCTTTGCCGTAATTCGGATTTAGCTTGTGAAGTTACCTTACAGCCACTTCGTCGCTATGCTTTAGATGCGGCTATTTTATTCTCAGATATTTTAACTATTCCTGATGCAATGGGCTTAGGCTTAAGTTTTGGTGCAGGTGAAGGCCCGAAATTTGCTCATCCAATTGAAAACAAAAGTGCGGTCGAAAATTTACCCATTCCTGACCCTGAAGGTGAACTTCAATATGTGATGAATGCTGTGCGCACAATTCGTCGTGAATTAAAAGGCGAAGTGCCATTGATTGGTTTCTCTGGTAGCCCGTGGACACTGGCGACTTATATGGTTGAAGGTGGTAGCAGCAAAACCTTCAATAAAATCAAAAAAATGATGTATGCCGAACCGCAAACTTTGCATCTTTTATTAGATAAAGTGGCGGATTCCGTGATCTTATACTTAAACGCTCAAATCAAAGCAGGTGCGCAAGCCGTCATGGTATTTGATACTTGGGGCGGTGTGTTAGGTCATCGTGAATATTTAGACTTCTCTCTGCAATATATGCACAAAATCGTTGATGGTTTAATTCGTGAACACGATGGACGTAAAGTGCCGGTGACTTTATTTACTAAAGGCGGCGGTTTATGGTTAGAAGCGATGGCTAATACGGGCTGTGATGCGTTAGGATTAGACTGGACAGTGAATTTAGCGGATGCAAAAGCACGTGTGGGCCATAAAGTGGCACTACAAGGCAATATGGATCCAAGCGTGCTATATGCACCAGCAGAGCGTATTGAGCAAGAAGTGCGGTCAATTTTAGCTGATTTTGGACAAGGTAGCGGACATGTGTTTAATTTAGGTCACGGTATTCACCAAGATGTACCAGAAAGTGCTCCAAAAATCTTCGTGGATGCGATTCATGAGTTCTCTAAAGCCTATCATAAATAA
- a CDS encoding 1-acylglycerol-3-phosphate O-acyltransferase: MLKIARILIVALCCILICVLGTIYSFIRFKNPSNVGVMARWFGRLYPLFGLNVEHRFPKNKENMPRCIYIGNHQNNFDMVTISYMVLPRTVSVGKKSLIWIPFFGILYWVTGNIFLDRENRSKAHSTMTELARRINKDNLSIWMFPEGTRSRGRGLLPFKTGAFHAAIAAGVPIVPVVCSTTHNKIDLNRWDNGKVICEMMDPIDTSSYTKDNVRELATYCHDLMEKRIAELDAEIAQGK; the protein is encoded by the coding sequence ATGTTAAAAATCGCCAGAATTCTTATCGTTGCACTTTGTTGTATTTTAATTTGTGTGCTCGGTACAATCTATTCCTTTATTCGTTTCAAAAATCCAAGCAATGTGGGCGTTATGGCTCGCTGGTTTGGTCGTCTATACCCTTTATTTGGCTTAAATGTAGAACACCGCTTCCCAAAAAATAAAGAGAATATGCCACGTTGTATTTACATTGGTAACCACCAAAATAATTTCGATATGGTAACCATCTCTTACATGGTATTGCCTCGCACGGTAAGTGTAGGTAAAAAAAGCTTAATTTGGATTCCTTTTTTCGGCATTTTATATTGGGTAACGGGCAATATTTTCTTAGATCGTGAAAATCGCTCTAAAGCACACAGCACCATGACTGAGCTTGCTCGTCGTATCAATAAAGACAACCTGTCAATTTGGATGTTCCCTGAAGGCACTCGTAGCCGTGGTCGTGGTTTATTGCCATTCAAAACAGGCGCATTCCATGCCGCGATTGCAGCTGGCGTACCAATCGTGCCTGTGGTGTGCTCGACGACACATAACAAAATTGATTTAAATCGTTGGGATAACGGCAAGGTGATTTGTGAAATGATGGATCCGATTGATACTTCATCCTACACAAAAGACAATGTACGCGAACTCGCCACTTACTGCCACGATTTGATGGAAAAACGCATCGCTGAACTCGATGCTGAAATTGCACAAGGAAAATAA
- the lpxH gene encoding UDP-2,3-diacylglucosamine diphosphatase yields MKPIYFIADLHLSETHPELTALFNDFMQNKAQEAQAVYILGDLFDFWIGDDETSPLISQVKQLIKNLTEKGIACYFIHGNRDFLLGKKFAQDCSLTLLPDYYCVDLGGVKTLICHGDTLCIDDVKYQQFRRKVHQKWRQRLFLCLPLKVRLKIAEKIRAKSKEDKQYKSLDIMDVNLGFTAQTVKEFGVERLIHGHTHREAIHQEKGYTRIVLGDWRKDYASILEVTENGYRFI; encoded by the coding sequence ATGAAACCCATTTATTTTATTGCAGATCTTCATTTGAGCGAAACGCATCCGGAATTAACCGCACTTTTTAACGATTTTATGCAAAACAAAGCGCAAGAAGCGCAAGCGGTTTATATTTTGGGAGATCTTTTTGATTTTTGGATTGGTGACGATGAAACTTCACCTTTAATCTCACAAGTAAAACAGTTGATTAAAAACCTGACAGAAAAGGGCATTGCTTGTTATTTCATTCACGGTAATCGAGATTTTCTGCTGGGGAAAAAATTTGCACAAGATTGTAGTTTAACGTTATTGCCTGATTACTATTGTGTTGATCTTGGTGGCGTGAAAACCTTAATTTGTCATGGTGATACCTTATGTATTGATGATGTGAAATATCAACAATTTCGCCGAAAGGTGCATCAAAAATGGCGACAAAGATTGTTTTTATGCTTGCCATTAAAAGTGCGGTTAAAAATTGCAGAGAAAATTCGCGCGAAGAGCAAAGAAGATAAGCAATATAAGTCGCTGGATATCATGGATGTGAATTTAGGGTTTACGGCACAAACAGTGAAAGAATTTGGCGTAGAACGGTTAATTCACGGTCATACGCATCGAGAAGCTATTCATCAGGAAAAAGGGTACACGCGCATTGTGTTAGGCGATTGGCGAAAGGATTATGCCTCAATTCTGGAAGTGACAGAAAACGGTTATCGGTTTATTTAA